The following DNA comes from Allobranchiibius huperziae.
CGTCCGGTTGCCGAGGAGGCGCACGCCGTCCAGCTCACCGCGCCCGAGCAGCATCCGGGCGAAGCGGGTGTAGTCGTCCATGGACGAGACCAGCCCGCCGCCGCCGGACAGGTAGGTCGGCGGTTTCAGCGCCGCGGCCCCGAGCGCGTCCAGCGGCGTCGGGGCGCTGCCGCCGGCCCCGTGGTACAGCGTCGCGAGCCGGTCGGCGTCCACCGCGTGGAACGCGGTCTCGTCCATCGCGAGCGGCTCGAAGATCTCGGTGCGGAAGAACTCGTCCAGTGATGTCCCGGACACGACCTCGACCACCCGCCCCAGCACGTCGGTGGCGACCGAGTAGTTCCAGCTGGTGCCGGGGTCGAAGCGCAGCGGGAACGCGCCCATCGCATCGGTGGCCTCGGCCAGGTCCATGCCGGCGGGCACGCCGATCTCGAAACCGGCCGTGCGCATCACCTCATCGGTCGGGTGCACCCGCAGGAAGCCGTATGTCAGCCCTGCCGTGTGGGTGAGCAGATGGCGCACCCGCATCGGACCGGCGGCGGGCCGGGTGACTGCGGCAGCAGCCTGGCCGCCGACGTAGACCCGCTGATCGGCGTATGCCGGGAGGTAGGCGGCGACCGGGTCGTCCAGGCGCAGCAGGCCCCGCTCGACCAGCATCATCGCCGCCACGGAGGTGACCGGCTTGGTCATCGAGTAGATCCGGTAGAGCGTGTCGGCCGTGGTGGGCGAGCTGCTCGCGATGTCGCGCATCCCGCCGTACGCCGAGTAGGCGACCTCCCCGTGTCGCACGACCTGCACGTGGTAACAGGGCAGATGGCCCCGGTCGACGTACCCCTGCAGGTGCTCGTCGAGACGGCTGAGGCGGCTCGCGTCGAAGCCGGCGGCGGCGGACCTGTAGTGATCTTGGACACCCATGGGGCACATCGTGGCACCCGCCCTCGCGGGAAACCGCCGCGGGCGGCTCTGCGCACAGTGACCGCGCGTGTCGGTAATAGGGAACTCACAGCCGCAACCCGCAGAATAGAGGGCATGTTGTGGCTCGTGGGTGCCCTGTTGCTCTGTCTCGTCCTCGCCGGCGTCGTCGTCGGCCTCGTTGCCGTCCCCGCCCGCCGTGAAGGTCGCCAGGTGCTGACCGAACGAGGCGAGCAGATGCTCACCTCCGTCACCGACCGCGGGCGTGACAAACGGGCGAAGGGCGACGACGTCGAGCAGGGCAGCGAGGCGTCGGGAGCGCATAGCGCCTCCTGAGACCGACCCGCCCCGACGGGCGGTGGTCTCGAGCACCCTGTCGCGTTTGCGAGGATGGGGCGGTGGACAGTCTCTGGGAGATCCTCACCGTCATCACCGTCGTCGTGCTGGGCGGGCTCGGCCTGCTCGTCGCCTTCGTGCGGGGCAGCGCGTCGCGCCGCCGTACGGCGGCTCCGCCCGCGCCGCCGCGCGAGGAGAAGGTGCGCGGCGCCAACACCTACCAGGCGGGCAGCACCGCCAGGATCGACACCAGCAAGACCGCTGAACCGCCCGCACCACCGACCACCCCGCGGCCCACGCCCGAACCCGAACCGGTCGTCGTTGCGCCCCCGGTCGAGCCCGAACCGGCCGCTCCCGCCGAGGTCGCGATCGAGCGCCCCGAGTCGGCGCGCAACCGGATGGGCCGCCTGCGCTCGCGCCTCGCGGCCTCCAACAACGCGATGGGCAAGGGCCTGCTCGGCCTGCTGGCCGGCGGTCAGCTCGACGAAGCGGTCTGGGAAGAGGTCGAGGACACCCTGCTCGGCGCCGATCTCGGGGTCGAGGCCACCACGGAGCTCGTGGACGCGCTCAAGAGACGGGTGCAGGTCGAGGGCAGTGCGACCCCCGAACAGCTCGAGGGCTGGCTGCATGAGGAGCTGCTGAAACTCGTCGATCCGACGATGGACCGGCGGATCGCGGCCACCCGGGTGGGCGACCGGCCGGCGTGCGTGATGGTCGTGGGCGTCAACGGCACCGGCAAGACCACATCCGTGGGCAAGCTCGCGCGGGTGCTCGTCGCCGAGGACAAGGACGTCGTCCTGGGTGCCGCCGACACCTTCCGTGCGGCGGCCGCGGACCAGCTGCAGACCTGGGGCGAGCGGGTCGGCGTGCCCACCGTGCGCTCGGACCGTGAGGGGGCCGACCCCGCCGCCGTGGCCTTCGACGCGGTCAAGGACGCCGCGGACGTCGAGGCGGACGTGGTGATCATCGACACCGCCGGGCGGCTGCACAACAAGGTCGGCCTGATGGACGAGCTGTCGAAGGTCAAGCGCGTCATCGAGAAGCAGAGCGCGATCGACGAGTGTCTGCTGGTGCTCGACGCCACGACCGGGCAGAACGGTCTGCGACAGGCCGAGGTCTTCGCCCAGGCGGTCGACATCACCGGCGTCGTCCTCACCAAGCTCGACGGCACCGCCAAGGGCGGCATCGTCGTGCTGATCCAGCGTCAGCTGGGCGTGCCGGTCAAGCTGGTCGGACTCGGGGAAGGGCCGGACGACCTGGCGCCGTTCGACCCGGTGGCATTTGTGGACGCCATCCTCGACTGACGCGCTCTCCGCACACGGATGGGGTCATTGCGCGCTCGATAGGGCGCGCGACGACCCCACTTGTTAGCTGTGCAGCGCCCGCGCCAGGTCCTCGCGCAGGTCCTCGACGTCCTCCAGTCCCACCGACAGTCGGACCGTCGCCTCGCCGATGCCGACCGCGGCGCGCCCCTGCGGGCCGAGTTTGCGGTGGGTGGTGGTCGCAGGATGGGTGACCATCGACTTCGCGTCGCCGAGGTTGTTGGAGATGTCGATGATGCGCAACTCGTCCAGGAGCCCGAACGCCGCGACCTTCGCGGCGGCCGGGTCGTCGTCCTTGGTCGCCAGATCGAAGGTGACGATCGTGCCCCCGCCGTCCTGCTGGCGGCGGGCCAGGTCGTACTGCGGGTGTGAGGGCAGGAACGGGTAGCGCACCGACGCCACCTGCGGTCGGTCCTGCAGCCACTGCGCCAGGTCGGCGGCAGCAGCGCTCGCCGCTCGGACTCGCAGGTCGAGCGTTTCCAGGCCCTTGAGCAGCACCCAGGCGTTGAACGGGGACATGCTCGGCCCGGTGTTGCGGATCATGGTCTGCACCGGGCCGTCGATGTAGTCCTGGCTGCCGAGGATCGCCCCGCCCAGCACCCGGCCCTGCCCGTCGATGTGCTTGGTCGCGGAGTAGACCACCACGTCGACACCCATCGCGATCGGCCGCTGCAGCACCGGGGTGGCGAAGACGTTGTCGACGATCACGGTGGCGCCGGCCGCGTGCGCGAGCTCGCAGACGGCCGCGATGTCGATGATGTCGAGCATCGGGTTGGTGGGGGTCTCGAAGAACACCACGTCGGCGGGAGTGGCCAGGGCCCGCTCCCACTGAGCGAGGTCGTGGCCGTCGACATAGTCGGTGCGCACGCCCCACGTGGCCAGGATCTCCTCGAAGATCACGACCGTGGAGCCGAAGAGGGCTCGCGCGGAAACGATCCGCGAGCCCTGCTTCACCAGAGCGGCCAGCGAGGTGAACACGGCCGACATTCCGGTCGCCGTCGCGTAGCAGGCGGGTGCGCCTTCGATCAGGCGCAGCCGCTCCTCGAAGGTGGACACCGTCGGGTTGCCGTAGCGGCTGTAGATGAACCGGTCCAGGTCGCCGGCGAACGCGGCTTCGGCATCGGCCGCCCGGTCGTAGACGTAGCCCTGGGTGAGGAACAGCGCCTCGGAGGTCTCATCGAATCCGGTGCGCTCCTGGCCGCCGCGGACGGCGTACGTCGCGGGGCGCAATCCTTCGGGCAGCGCTGGCTTGGGTCGTGGCTCACTCATGGATCAGGATTGTTTCCAGGGCAGTCCGGCCGCGCGCCACCCACCGCCGCCGCGGTGCCCCGCGTCGTCCAGGCCGCCCTCGAACCCCTCGAGCACGTTGTACGCCGGCCCGAGGCCCGCCGCTGTCGCGGCCTTGGCGGCACTGATCGAGCGCTGCCCGCTGCGGCACAGGAAGACCACCGGTCGTCCGTCGCCGGGGGTGACGCCGGCTTCGCGCACGTCGTCGACGAAGTGCGGGTTCGACGATCCGTCGGGGAAGCTCACCCACTCCACGAACTCGGTCTCCCGGCCCAGGCACGTGATGTCCGGGACACCTACATAGGCCCACTCGGCGGTGGTGCGGACGTCGACGAGAACGGCGTCGTCGTGCGCGGCGAGCAGCTCCCACGCCTGCTGAGGCGTCAGATCGCCGGCGTACCCCTCGGTCATGCGTTCTGCACCGAGCCGTCGGCGGGCGTCGGCAGGACGACGGCCTGCCCGGTGACGACCCGCGTCCCGTCGTAGGTGAGCGCCGGGGATCCGTGCAGCACGTAGCCCTCGTCGAGGGCGGTGCTCACCCGCTCGCAGAAGGCTTGGTCGTCGGTGCCGGTGATGAACCTGTAACGAAGGCGCGGTGTCTCGCTCATGGATCCATCATCACCCACCTGTTGCGTGGCGTGCGGCCCGTGGTCGTCCAGCGGACAGCGTGCTCACTGCCTGAAGCGCTCACTTCGACGGTGAAATCTGACCTGGTCCAGGTGCAGGATCTCGTTGGTGGGCCCGGGGTAGCGCGGTGCTGCCGTGGGTTCGGGGCTGTCGGGTGGGGTGGCGACGGTGGGTTCGATGGGGTGCCCGTGGCGGGTGGCGAATCGGAACCGTCCGGGTCTGTCGGGCGCGGGGTGGATGGTGAAGTCGCCGGTGTGGTGTCGGTCGTGGTGGTGGGGGCACAGGCTGATCAGGTTGGCCATGTTGGTGGGTCCGCCGTCGGCCCAGTGGACGATGTGGTGGCATTCCAGGTGGTGGATCGCCAGGCAGCCGGGGTAGGCGCAGCCGCGGTCGCGGTCTTCGACCAGGCGTCGGGTGCGGCGCGGGACGATGCGGTGGGCGCGTCCGACGTTGACGGGGGTGCCGCCGGTTTCCCAGACGGGTTGGAGCACCCCGTCGCAGGTCCACTTCCTCAGGAGGTGCGGTGGTAGGGCGCCGCGTGTGGTCAGCCAGCCTTGGCCGGTGGTGTCCAGGTGCAGGTAGATCCGGAACTTCTCGGCCCGCCCGGCGGTGGTGAC
Coding sequences within:
- a CDS encoding serine hydrolase domain-containing protein, whose translation is MGVQDHYRSAAAGFDASRLSRLDEHLQGYVDRGHLPCYHVQVVRHGEVAYSAYGGMRDIASSSPTTADTLYRIYSMTKPVTSVAAMMLVERGLLRLDDPVAAYLPAYADQRVYVGGQAAAAVTRPAAGPMRVRHLLTHTAGLTYGFLRVHPTDEVMRTAGFEIGVPAGMDLAEATDAMGAFPLRFDPGTSWNYSVATDVLGRVVEVVSGTSLDEFFRTEIFEPLAMDETAFHAVDADRLATLYHGAGGSAPTPLDALGAAALKPPTYLSGGGGLVSSMDDYTRFARMLLGRGELDGVRLLGNRTVDFMATNHLPGGADLGSFGIPLYAETPFNGVGFGLGFSVMLDPTAAGYPTSPGEYGWGGMASTVFWVDPAEDLTTVFMTQQMPSNGYPLRTELRQLVYAALVD
- a CDS encoding O-succinylhomoserine sulfhydrylase: MSEPRPKPALPEGLRPATYAVRGGQERTGFDETSEALFLTQGYVYDRAADAEAAFAGDLDRFIYSRYGNPTVSTFEERLRLIEGAPACYATATGMSAVFTSLAALVKQGSRIVSARALFGSTVVIFEEILATWGVRTDYVDGHDLAQWERALATPADVVFFETPTNPMLDIIDIAAVCELAHAAGATVIVDNVFATPVLQRPIAMGVDVVVYSATKHIDGQGRVLGGAILGSQDYIDGPVQTMIRNTGPSMSPFNAWVLLKGLETLDLRVRAASAAAADLAQWLQDRPQVASVRYPFLPSHPQYDLARRQQDGGGTIVTFDLATKDDDPAAAKVAAFGLLDELRIIDISNNLGDAKSMVTHPATTTHRKLGPQGRAAVGIGEATVRLSVGLEDVEDLREDLARALHS
- the ftsY gene encoding signal recognition particle-docking protein FtsY; translation: MDSLWEILTVITVVVLGGLGLLVAFVRGSASRRRTAAPPAPPREEKVRGANTYQAGSTARIDTSKTAEPPAPPTTPRPTPEPEPVVVAPPVEPEPAAPAEVAIERPESARNRMGRLRSRLAASNNAMGKGLLGLLAGGQLDEAVWEEVEDTLLGADLGVEATTELVDALKRRVQVEGSATPEQLEGWLHEELLKLVDPTMDRRIAATRVGDRPACVMVVGVNGTGKTTSVGKLARVLVAEDKDVVLGAADTFRAAAADQLQTWGERVGVPTVRSDREGADPAAVAFDAVKDAADVEADVVIIDTAGRLHNKVGLMDELSKVKRVIEKQSAIDECLLVLDATTGQNGLRQAEVFAQAVDITGVVLTKLDGTAKGGIVVLIQRQLGVPVKLVGLGEGPDDLAPFDPVAFVDAILD
- a CDS encoding rhodanese-like domain-containing protein; its protein translation is MTEGYAGDLTPQQAWELLAAHDDAVLVDVRTTAEWAYVGVPDITCLGRETEFVEWVSFPDGSSNPHFVDDVREAGVTPGDGRPVVFLCRSGQRSISAAKAATAAGLGPAYNVLEGFEGGLDDAGHRGGGGWRAAGLPWKQS
- a CDS encoding DUF1737 domain-containing protein — protein: MSETPRLRYRFITGTDDQAFCERVSTALDEGYVLHGSPALTYDGTRVVTGQAVVLPTPADGSVQNA